A part of Ptychodera flava strain L36383 chromosome 11, AS_Pfla_20210202, whole genome shotgun sequence genomic DNA contains:
- the LOC139143059 gene encoding CMP-N-acetylneuraminate-poly-alpha-2,8-sialyltransferase-like, which yields MSKSGKSTVAVIPAWKSCPDNLKHAKTIRDLRQRLSDVISLQSTVTMFNDDRNLSTQVLQSHLATSRHAYRSPIRPKLSYHAPRQTCAVVGSGGILRRSKCGNEIDSYDFIFRSNLPPVAGFEADVGSRTDFTAVNKIALNSLVLHLKDPKNQTLINKNKFSMDTLSAVYGTILWFGFNMTRSHNRISQTKSDIQYLLDHSDGLKFTYAYAVLPIWTRIMGEFWNKTGGTSEGFLSFTVALFLCEKIDIYGFWPFPTDPSGKRVSHHYYNKRSQYNKKKIVMPEENAIFLDLNERGIINLVTSKCQG from the exons ATGTCGAAAAGTGGAAAATCTACCGTTGCTGTAATTCCAGCGTGGAAATCCTGTCCGGATAATTTAAAACATGCGAAGACAATAAGAGATTTAAG ACAAAGGCTTTCTGATGTCATCTCGCTCCAGTCGACCGTTACCATGTTCAATGACGACCGCAACCTTAGCACACAAGTGTTGCAATCACATCTGGCGACTAGCAGACATGCCTACAGGAGCCCAATACGCCCAAAACTTTCATACCATGCTCCCCGTCAGACATGCGCAGTGGTCGGCAGTGGTGGAATTTTGCGTCGCAGTAAATGCGGCAACGAAATCGACTCTTATGATTTCATCTTCCGTAGTAATCTACCCCCAGTAGCTGGATTTGAGGCGGATGTCGGCAGCAGAACGGATTTTACAGCAGTCAACAAAATTGCCCTAAACAGTCTTGTGCTTCACTTGAAAGACCCCAAAAACCAAACACTGATAAACAAGAACAAATTCTCCATGGATACCTTGTCTGCGGTCTATGGTACGATACTATGGTTTGGATTCAACATGACGAGGAGTCACAACAGAATAAGCCAGACAAAATCTGACATCCAGTACCTCCTGGATCACTCAGATGGCTTGAAGTTCACGTATGCCTATGCTGTTCTTCCGATATGGACCCGAATAATGGGAGA ATTTTGGAACAAGACCGGTGGTACAAGTGAAGGATTCCTAAGTTTCACGGTGGCGCTTTTCCTCTGTGAAAAGATCGACATCTACGGATTCTGGCCGTTCCCGACTGATCCAAGCGGAAAACGCGTCAGTCACCACTACTACAACAAGCGATCTCAGTACAATAAAAAGAAGATTGTTATGCCCGAAGAGAATGCGATCTTCTTAGACCTAAACGAAAGGGGAATAATAAATTTGGTAACTTCTAAATGTCAGGGATGA